The Engraulis encrasicolus isolate BLACKSEA-1 chromosome 11, IST_EnEncr_1.0, whole genome shotgun sequence nucleotide sequence attccatgtcgaaaacatcatgtaaacacctcttaattcggaattaaaggagaGATCAAagtcgacggaactatttaattcagaattattaattcagaattaaaaacataatgtaggCTAAACTCAGTGAATGTAGATGAGTGTAGTTCTGTTCAACTCCACATGTACCTTTTGCAGccattacagcttcaactcatataagaaggctgtccacaaggttaaGGAGTGTGTTCATAGaattttttgaccattcttccgaaagcgcattggtgaggtcacacactgatgttggtcgagaaggcctggctctcagtctctgctCAAATTCACCCAAAAGGTGTTCTATCGAGCTCAGGTTAGGACTCAGGTTAGACCAGTCAAAttcatccataccatactctgtcaccgtctttatggaccttgtttGTGCACTtttgcacagtcatgttggaagaagAAGGGGCTGGTCCAAACTGTTTCCACaatgttgggagcatggaattgtccaaaatgttttggtatcctgatgcTTCaaggtagcctagaaatctagacgcccctagaggccgcaaattgaatttgctcccgaggttaatgctagtcagtggaatctttcatctgccatttacacacaataaagtctaTATACAGTAGGttaccccagtcagctgcaacttcgtttgtgtgacgtctccaaatgtgttacttttctaagcttgtgtggtatcggatgtgatgccatgtgacggcttgtttggggtgccttgaaatgttcCATAAATTGAAAGGatacctcgcctaaaaaaaggttgagaaacaccgcATTAGAGCACCTTCGGGATGAATTAGAgaagagactgagagccaggccttctcgatcAACAGCAGCGTGTGACGTCACCAATGCGCTTTTCATTGCACCATCATCTACtatatttcttcttttttagaCTTATGAGAATGGCCTTGGTGACATCATTATTCCACATGAAGATCTGAAGGGCGGCTCAGAGTATTTCGTGAAGGTGCGGGTCAGGCCGTCGCCCACGCAATACTACAGAGGACGCTGGTCAGATTGGAGCCCTCAAACAGGCTTTGTAATGGACAAAGGTGTTAAAAATAATTActgttttttccatttgttatgCTGAAATAATGGTTGCTTTTTTacattgacattacattacaatcacTTACATTGACATGTATGTACTGTGTTAtcttcatcattatcatcatcgacatcatcatcatcatcatcactattattttttttaaatattattattattattaataatagtattactattattattactatcatcatcatcactgttattatctttactattattattattattattattattattattattattattattattactcatatCACATATCATTTCAATCTTTATTGAAACAGATTCAGGGGACTATGAAAGTAAATTGAGAGAGTCTGGTGATGTGAGCTACCTGTATGACAATGTGGTGATGTCGACCATTATCCTCTGTGTCATCTGTGTTGTGTTGCTCATGGTGGGCCTGCTAACGCGACTACGGGGCCAGAAGTaagtctcactctcacacacctgTGCATTTTGCCTGCTCTCACATCTGGTGCCCGCTTACACACATGCAACCAGCATAATCAAACTGTCGCCCCACTCAGTACTTCATCAGCCCCAgacattcagtaggcctacattcattttCAATTCTGTATCTCAGTTAGCTGCTTTATCTGTGGTTTTTGTCTTCAACACATGTGTTTGCTGCTGCTCCAAACGATATTTGACTATCTTTTTGGTTTTAACTACCTCTACATCTACAGTACGCCTACTTCACTCTAGTTTTCACAATAGTATTCCAATATGTATTACACACCTCTATGCACAGTACACATTACTTGTGCATGTTCTGTAATTTGAGTTTGTTTAATTCTTTGCCTCCATCGTAATATAGTAATGTATTTTGCTATGTGTTATGTGCCACTGTAGATTCAAGGCCTACATCATGCCAAATGTCCCACATCCCAAGACAACTCTAGTCCACATGCAGAAATTTAATAAGGTAAGATTTTATGAATGATCgattgtgtgtatttgtaagtACAGTATGTAGAGTACTGTATGCGTAGTttgagtactgtactgtagtactgtagtactgtagAGTGTAGCCTGTTTGTACATACCATAGGTACATCATATATTGCATGTgcaggtatgtactgtatatgaacacTGTATGTGTATGGATGCACTGTGatctagtgtgtggtgtgtgtatgcaagtgtgtactGTAATCTACTGCAAGAACTGTAGAGGTggagtatgtaggattgtggccagattaGGCATTGGCAACTATGCTGTGAATATGTAAATGGGTAGCATAACTTCTGGAGGTAAACTatgcaaaaaaaaaccataaaCATCCTTTAAATGTAGCTTATCCTTCATACACACCTCCGTCAACACATCCACTGAGACGTCTCATctccatgtactgtatgctggCAGGGCCTGCTTCTCAGCTTCACGCCAGAGACCTTCAACGACATCCACATCAACCGACTGGAcgagggcagcagcagcagtagcagcagcagtagcagcagcgggGGGATAAAGGATAAAGCATCAGCTCCGGCTCCAGACTCCATGCTGGACCACAGAggccagagagaggggagggcgcctgggtctgggtctggcccCAGGAGCCCCAGCAGCCACAGCCAGCTGAGCTGCCAGCTGCTCCTCTGGCAGCCTCCCCTGGGCCTGGGCACCCAGGACGGCTCTCTGGGGGACTCCGAGTCCACCACGCTGCAGGACGACGAGGAGTTCTGGGATGATGAACCAGAGGaccatggagatggagatgatgatggagaagaggaggatgaagacatCATGGAGGACCTGTCCAGTGCCGAGGAGCGACTGCTGGGGGGGACAGATGGGGACAGCGGCACGGCGGCGGATTCTGGGGACAGTCAGCCGTCCTCGATCGGCATGCGTAGTGCGGTGCAAGAGGGGCGCAAGGATGAGGCCTACGTCACAATGTCCAGCCTTTTCAAGACACAGTAGGAGCGTTTTGGTGGTGacgtgagagagtgaaagagagtggaGGGAACGAAGAGCTCACTACCTGCTGGCTGTTGCATTGAAGTGAAAAATAACCATTGACTTGTCTTGACTCGGGACAACTATATACAGTGTATGTGATACTTATagcgatggttcagagtagaatcaccctaatgccatttgaaccgtgacacccatccacctttacacccaaagtgttttctgccgcaggcttacatcaacagagttgcagtgttattcgatgtttattccgggtagcttgactcaagcgcatatggatcctgggcaccgtctccaaactttccccataaaaataacatgtcatgacaccaaacttctacagtataacaaatgtggtttgtactcacaaaaagatgaatttgaaactttgtacatagtccaggagtttattagtaacaacacacgagacgattagcttttctgctgctaaacatccgtcgacgtcacttcctccagctgggactgtccacttattgtaaggtttgtgttttagtccacagccaggatatatgcacgagtgtggcatcgtcttctatttattaaacgtggtaaaatttaaatccgaagtggttaatttctagttgtagcgcaagctgtctttttgagttttccgccttccggactcacgtgtatttgtttccatcaacaaagtcccagctggaggaagtgacgtcgaagtttggagacggtgcccaggatccatatgcgcttgagtcaagctatccggaataaacatcgaataacacggcaactctgttgatgtaagcctgcggcagaaaacacttcgggtgtaaaggtggatgggtgtcacggttcaaatggcattagggtgattctactccgaaccatcgctttaagagtgTAGTGCTaagcaacagcaacaaaaacaacaacatgcgGCCCAATATCACAACGATACAGTTGACGCAAAGTGGTTTCACACATTTAAGTGTGAAAatggcagacacatacacacacacacataggtgcttgcgcacaggcacgcatgtgcatgcacatacacacacacacacacacacacacacacacacacacacacacacacacacacacacacacacacacacacacaaagagtgaaaatagtcctaaaaaagattagTCTGGAAGCGATCGtcacatagcctaatttcatcaGAACTATAGAACTAAGCAGCTGGGCATCTTCTTTGAGCTTGAAAGCTGTTTCTTTCCTCTTCAGTTATGGTTGGTGAAGAGGTAGTGCTACTACTGTACCAGTTGACAGATGCTGAAGCTCCATGCATGAGGAACGAAAAGTCTATAAAGCTCAAAAAAGAACTCCATGGaggctactgtatatattatatcaGAGAATTATTGTCACATGTTTTTGaccgtgaagcatttgtagattatgatgtcaacatggaccacagtacattgtgaaccAAAGGAGTTAAAgaaagaactttcaaaaggggCATTTTTGCCCACTAGGGGTAGGTGccttagcaccacctcgtctctatctgtgcacgcctatggccTGAATGAATTTGAATCATCAGTTAAACCATCTGTGATCAACACAGCCTCTGGTTCAACGCGGATCCTTCTTATTTGACCTCCCAGGTGAcagggtatactgtatgtttcaaaAATCCGATGTTACACCTCTAGCTGCTTATACTCTTCCACGAGAGGTGACGACTGACCGACCTCTGCTGCTTCTGAAGGTTTTACAGTTCATGCAAACAGTCCTTGAACCTCTGCGgactgcagttttttttttattttttattttttttaagggacactgtgtgaggtttttagttgttttttttccagaatccatgctgccttttcactaatgttacctttttcgtgaatactcaccaccagcatcaaattctaagtattcattttgactggaaaaattgcatttttcatacatgaaaagggggatcttctccatggtccaccattttgaatttccaaaaatagccatttttagttgcaaaaatgactgtacttggaccatgctagaacatatttgtttattactaagtaaactttcgtgtaaagatcaaatttggcaataggcagcccagtttcaatgagcagcatagttgcagtaccttttttgaacatttcctgcacagtgtccctttaacaaaaccACAACCACTACTGGTCATTTCAACCaagatacatatacagtacaatttCCAGACAGGAGTCAGAGAACATCACTGAAGCCTTACATTTCCTTAGTTGAGGCGCTGCTTATATTGCTCAACTGACAATTCAACAGGTTCTGTACAAATGTTCTTCAAACCAATAACCAGCACAGGCTTTGCATGCACATTTCCCTCACGCAAAGCTTGGATTGCCAGGTACATGGGTCTAGCACCTTATAGGCTCCAATATAAACTTCATTGTATTGATTCTCTCAGggttttttcattttcaaaaggAAATGATATCTAATGTGGTACAGCTATTTGTTCTGCAAGTCAATAATCAACTGCATGCTAGCTGGAATCACGCTTTATCATTATGTGTGctaatatgtatatatacacTTTTTAATTAATGTTTTATGTTGAGGAAAATATAGTATGATGCTGTTATAATATTTTGTTGAatatatacttaaaaaaaaactatacGGCTTGATGACAAAGTATCTTAGTCCCTTTGTATGCAATACATCTGATTTGAGCTAAGCGActgcattgaaaaaaaaactttcactgAACAATGAAGCTGAAAAGCAAGCAAAGAAAAATATTGGGCAACAGAGCCTTTTATCAACAGATTGCACAATTCAGGTACGCCAAGAAGCAGCTCAATTGAGACATCAAAACACTGTTGGGTCGTTATTGAGACACATGATAGCATGTTGAACTCTTGAACGCATGAGTTTTTAACTGTCTAACCTAATTGAACAGTCATTGACCTATGACATAGATGCCAACCGACCCCTTTGTGTTCCCCCTTTTAGGCTTGCCTACTTCTCATATAAGTTATACTGCAGACTAATGCCATTGGTGTAACCTGTATAATCATGTTAAAAAGCACTGAACATTTATGAAACTCCGAATCATATTATCTTTTAATGAACAAGGCACAGGTAAAAATGCAGCTGTGATGTTCTTGCATGTCCATAGTGTATATAAAGTGGTATCATGAATAAATGCTATGAAATTCAACTGACATCATACTGCACGGGCTTGTTGTTGGGGAGGCACCATAAACACTCAACATCGAAAGACAAGATTCACTAAAAAAGACTCACCGaaaggaaaaataaaagtaatgacTGGGAAAACACATGATTGAGTACATAACATTTAACCAACTATAACTtctaaaaattaaattaaatttaaaaaaaaagtatttacaGCAATACAAATAACTTCCCCCCACCCTTTTCAACACATGACAGACAGTTTCCATACACCCGGCTTGACTTATTGATTACTAAAAACCACAAAGGCACATATCATATGGCAAGGCACGCACATTTCAGAGTTTCCAGGCGCTTCTCATCATCAGGATGAAATAGACGTCGCTCTCGATGGAGGCGCTGACTCCGCAGTAGTAGTTCAAGAACTCCTCTTTGgtcacctacacgcacacaaacagcagAAGGGGAAGGCACCGCTCAGCACACGCTCACGCATACCAAGAAGACGCAACCACGCAGCTGCAGAGTAGGAGAAAATGGAAAGTTTTCAGCAGC carries:
- the il7r gene encoding interleukin-7 receptor subunit alpha is translated as MSTIILCVICVVLLMVGLLTRLRGQKFKAYIMPNVPHPKTTLVHMQKFNKGLLLSFTPETFNDIHINRLDEGSSSSSSSSSSSGGIKDKASAPAPDSMLDHRGQREGRAPGSGSGPRSPSSHSQLSCQLLLWQPPLGLGTQDGSLGDSESTTLQDDEEFWDDEPEDHGDGDDDGEEEDEDIMEDLSSAEERLLGGTDGDSGTAADSGDSQPSSIGMRSAVQEGRKDEAYVTMSSLFKTQ